One Fusobacterium russii ATCC 25533 DNA segment encodes these proteins:
- the thiE gene encoding thiamine phosphate synthase: protein MLKEKLDRKKLLLYAVTDRAWSSDLKTFYEQIEQSLKAGVTFLQLREKTLDKENFLNEAKEIKKMCANYNVPFIINDNIEIAQEINADGIHIGQNDISLIEAKKLIGNDKIIGVTVHSIEEALDAEKNGASYLGVGAIFKTNSKEDAKVINIDELKKISSSVNIPIVAIGGIKKNNLSILNNTGIAGIAVISAIYSHKDIYSATRELKKTLITELNF, encoded by the coding sequence ATGTTAAAAGAAAAATTAGATAGAAAAAAATTACTTCTTTATGCAGTAACAGATAGAGCTTGGTCGTCAGATTTAAAGACCTTCTACGAACAAATAGAGCAATCCTTAAAAGCTGGAGTTACTTTTCTACAACTCAGAGAAAAAACATTGGATAAAGAAAATTTTCTAAATGAGGCCAAAGAGATAAAAAAAATGTGTGCTAACTACAATGTTCCTTTTATTATTAACGATAATATTGAAATTGCACAAGAAATTAATGCAGATGGAATTCATATAGGACAAAATGACATATCTCTTATAGAAGCAAAAAAATTAATTGGTAATGATAAGATAATAGGAGTTACTGTTCATTCTATTGAAGAAGCCTTAGATGCAGAAAAAAACGGAGCCTCTTACTTAGGGGTGGGAGCAATTTTTAAAACTAATTCTAAGGAAGATGCAAAAGTTATAAATATTGATGAATTAAAAAAAATTTCTTCATCAGTTAATATTCCAATTGTTGCAATAGGTGGAATTAAAAAAAATAATCTTTCCATTCTCAATAATACAGGAATTGCCGGTATAGCTGTTATATCTGCAATATATTCTCATAAAGACATATATTCTGCCACAAGAGAATTAAAAAAAACTCTCATCACTGAATTAAATTTTTAA